A single genomic interval of Ictalurus furcatus strain D&B chromosome 20, Billie_1.0, whole genome shotgun sequence harbors:
- the LOC128624518 gene encoding macrophage mannose receptor 1-like codes for MVTVSVLLLLLSAFSPPVHSRLTTFQIIPSGMTQTAARAACRDNYIDLVTVYSDEDNTDLYNMKPYGNWRWIGLYRSVFSEKWSNGDPVTFRNLAGVCGTSSYCAAMKADGSWESLQCTETRYFMCYEEDVSSQTPNYHLILENKTWSGAQRYCRGKYTDLVSIRDQQQNEEVKIKGLNSTTSFWIGLLCDDWQWTDGGNSTYRNWAWGSGHPLSSPYDCVVVLSGWGWNSVPCSNNYVPLCYGKCGLSKQ; via the exons CTTTTTCTCCTCCAGTCCACAGCCGTCTCACTACGTTCCAGATCATTCCGAGTGGCATGACTCAGACTGCGGCTCGGGCAGCTTGCAGAGATAATTACATCGACCTCGTCACTGTGTACTCTGATGAAGACAACACTGACCTGTATAATATGAAGCCTTATGGGAATTGGAGATGGATCGGTCTCTATCgcagtgtgttcagtgagaAATGGTCTAATGGTGATCCTGTAACATTCAGAAATCTGGCAGGGGTTTGTGGGACATCAAGCTACTGTGCTGCTATGAAGGCTGATGgttcatgggaaagtcttcagtgcACAGAGACGCGATATTTCATGTGCTATGAAGAAG ATGTTTCTTCACAGACTCCTAATTATCATCTAATCCTTGAGAATAAGACCTGGTCTGGTGCTCAGCGTTACTGCAGGGGGAAATACACTGACCTGGTCAGTATCAGAGATCAGCAGCAGAATGAAGAGGTGAAGATTAAAGGGTTAAACAGCACCACGTCCTTCTGGATCGGCCTGCTGTGTGATGACTGGCAGTGGACCGATGGAGGAAACTCCACCTACAGAAACTGGGCCTGGGGGAGTGGTCATCCTCTATCATCACCATACGACTGTGTAGTAGTATTGAGTGGATGGGGATGGAATTCAGTACCGTGCAGTAATAATTACGTCCCTCTGTGCTACGGTAAGTGTGGACTTTCCAAACAGTAA
- the LOC128624282 gene encoding macrophage mannose receptor 1-like: MTQTAARAACRDNYIDLVTVYSDEDYTDLYNMKPYGYWSWIGLYRSVFSEKWSNGDPVTFRNLAGVCGTSSYCAAMKTDGSWESLQCTGTRYFMCYEDASSQTPNYHLILESKTWSGAQRYCRGKYTDLVSIRDQQQNEEVKIKGLNSTTSFWIGLLCDDWQWTDGGNSAYRNWWSGHPLSSPYDCVILSEWGWNSVACSNNYPPLCYSISIHVSDEALSWEEALDYCRDGNRAGILNIDSESEQEELESELRRRRVPPGNLWVGLGPNRLSEMKVSSGPLTCEDVERQTEPPLSHCAADTHTAEAAPDYVMDSAELRVVCKLK, translated from the exons ATGACTCAGACTGCGGCTCGGGCAGCTTGCAGAGATAATTACATCGACCTCGTCACTGTGTACTCTGATGAAGACTACACTGACCTGTATAATATGAAGCCTTATGGGTATTGGAGCTGGATCGGTCTCTATCgcagtgtgttcagtgagaAATGGTCTAATGGTGATCCTGTAACATTCAGAAATCTGGCAGGGGTTTGTGGGACATCGAGCTACTGTGCTGCTATGAAGACTGATGgttcatgggaaagtcttcagtgcACAGGGACGCGATATTTCATGTGCTATGAAg ATGCTTCTTCACAGACTCCTAATTATCATCTAATCCTTGAGAGTAAGACCTGGTCTGGTGCTCAGCGTTACTGCAGGGGGAAATACACTGACCTGGTCAGTATCAGAGATCAGCAGCAGAATGAAGAGGTGAAGATTAAAGGGTTAAACAGCACCACGTCCTTCTGGATCGGCCTGCTGTGTGATGACTGGCAGTGGACCGATGGAGGAAACTCCGCCTACAGAAACTGGTGGAGTGGTCATCCTCTATCATCACCATACGACTGTGTAATATTGAGTGAATGGGGATGGAATTCAGTAGCATGCAGTAATAATTATCCTCCTCTGTGCTACAGCA TTTCCATCCATGTGAGTGATGAGGCTCTGAGCTGGGAGGAAGCGCTGGATTACTGTCGTGACGGGAACAGGGCTGGAATTCTCAACATCGATTCTGAATCTGAACAGGAAGAGCTGGAGTCTGAGCTCAGGAGGAGGCGTGTCCCCCCAGGGAATCTGTGGGTGGGGCTTGGACCGAACCGTCTCTCTGAGATGAAGGTGTCGTCCGGGCCGCTGACCTGCGAGGacgtagagagacagacagaacctCCGCTGTCTCACTGcgctgctgacacacacactgcagaagcAGCACCTGATTATGTGATGGACTCTGCTGAACTTCGAGTCGTGTGTAAATTGAAATAA
- the LOC128624475 gene encoding secretory phospholipase A2 receptor-like: MVTVSVLLLLLSAFSPPVHSRLSTFYAIMDSMTQTAARAACRENYTDLVTVYSDEDNTDLYNMVPSGYWRWIGLYRSVFSEKWSNGDPVTFRNLAGVCGTSSYCAAMKADGSWESLQCNMAKYFMCYEDVSSQTPNYHLILENKTWSGAQSYCRGNYTDLVSIRDQQQNEEVKIKGLNSTTSFWISLLCDNWQWTDGGNSTYRNWNWGSSYPPSSPNDCVVLWQGKWESHPCNHLHYPVCYGISIHVSDEALSWEEALDYCRDGNRAGILNIDSESEQEELESELRRRRVPPGNLWVGLGPNRLSEMKVSSGPLTCEDVERQTEPPLSHCAADTHTAEAAPDYVMDSAELRVVCKLK; encoded by the exons ATGGTAACCGTGTCAGTTCTGCTCCTTCTGCTCTCAG CTTTTTCTCCTCCAGTCCACAGCCGTCTCTCTACGTTCTATGCGATTATGGATAGCATGACTCAGACTGCGGCTCGGGCAGCTTGCAGAGAAAATTACACCGACCTCGTCACTGTGTACTCTGATGAAGACAACACTGACCTGTATAATATGGTGCCTTCTGGGTATTGGAGATGGATCGGTCTCTATCgcagtgtgttcagtgagaAATGGTCTAATGGTGATCCTGTAACATTCAGAAATCTGGCAGGGGTTTGTGGGACATCGAGCTACTGTGCTGCTATGAAGGCTGATGgttcatgggaaagtcttcagtgcAACATGGCAAAATATTTCATGTGCTATGAAG ATGTTTCTTCACAGACTCCTAATTATCATCTAATCCTTGAGAATAAGACCTGGTCTGGTGCTCAGAGTTACTGCAGGGGGAACTACACTGACCTGGTCAGTATCAGAGATCAGCAGCAGAATGAAGAGGTGAAGATTAAAGGGTTAAACAGCACCACGTCCTTCTGGATCAGCCTGCTGTGTGATAACTGGCAGTGGACCGATGGAGGAAACTCCACCTACAGAAACTGGAACTGGGGTAGTAGTTATCCTCCATCATCACCAAATGACTGTGTAGTACTATGGCAGGGGAAATGGGAATCACATCCATGTAATCATCTTCACTACCCTGTGTGCTATGGCA TTTCCATCCATGTGAGTGATGAGGCTCTGAGCTGGGAGGAAGCGCTGGATTACTGTCGTGACGGGAACAGGGCTGGAATTCTCAACATCGATTCTGAATCTGAACAGGAAGAGCTGGAGTCTGAGCTCAGGAGGAGGCGTGTCCCCCCAGGGAATCTGTGGGTGGGGCTTGGACCGAACCGTCTCTCTGAGATGAAGGTGTCGTCCGGTCCGCTGACCTGCGAGGacgtagagagacagacagaacctCCGCTGTCTCACTGcgctgctgacacacacactgcagaagcAGCACCTGATTATGTGATGGACTCTGCTGAACTTCGAGTCGTGTGTAAATTGAAATAA